A single region of the Raphanus sativus cultivar WK10039 chromosome 1, ASM80110v3, whole genome shotgun sequence genome encodes:
- the LOC130494302 gene encoding uncharacterized protein LOC130494302 isoform X2, giving the protein MKAPKMPLQIVHFNIACVVSQTSSLIMAIFQLQPKPMESFRFWNYEQLIVLANTNTDCPGRSLAKEDGIVAGIPLAEMIFEEVDLSLKVEWMRKDGDYVHKGFLRQKKTASGLRLVDK; this is encoded by the exons ATGAAGGCACCTAAGATGCCCCTTCAAATCGTCCACTTTAATATTGCTTGCGTTGTTTCTCAAACAAGTTCCCTCATCATGGCAATTTTCCAGCTTCAACCGAAACCGATGGAGAGTTTCAGATTCTGGAATTATGAACAACTGATTGTACTGGCCAACACGAATACTGATTGTCCAG GTAGAAGCTTGGCCAAGGAAGATGGGATTGTTGCTGGAATTCCTCTTGCTGAGATGATATTTGAAGAAGTTGATCTCTCTTTgaag GTTGAATGGATGCGCAAGGATGGAGATTATGTTCATAAAGGGttcttgagacaaaaaaaaactgcttCTGGTTTGAGATTAGTAGATAAATGA
- the LOC130494302 gene encoding uncharacterized protein LOC130494302 isoform X1: protein MKAPKMPLQIVHFNIACVVSQTSSLIMAIFQLQPKPMESFRFWNYEQLIVLANTNTDCPGAKANVFFSGDKGRSLAKEDGIVAGIPLAEMIFEEVDLSLKVEWMRKDGDYVHKGFLRQKKTASGLRLVDK from the exons ATGAAGGCACCTAAGATGCCCCTTCAAATCGTCCACTTTAATATTGCTTGCGTTGTTTCTCAAACAAGTTCCCTCATCATGGCAATTTTCCAGCTTCAACCGAAACCGATGGAGAGTTTCAGATTCTGGAATTATGAACAACTGATTGTACTGGCCAACACGAATACTGATTGTCCAG GTGCTAAAgctaatgtatttttttctggtGACAAAG GTAGAAGCTTGGCCAAGGAAGATGGGATTGTTGCTGGAATTCCTCTTGCTGAGATGATATTTGAAGAAGTTGATCTCTCTTTgaag GTTGAATGGATGCGCAAGGATGGAGATTATGTTCATAAAGGGttcttgagacaaaaaaaaactgcttCTGGTTTGAGATTAGTAGATAAATGA